gagtatgtaaacaaagtggcatagtttaaagtggctagtgatacatgtattacataaagatgcagtagatgatatagagtacagtatatacatatacatatgagatgaataatgtagggtacgtaaacattatattaagtagcattgtttaaagtggctagtgatatattttacatcaattcccattattaaagtggctggagttgagtcagtgtgttggcagcagccactcaatgttagtggtggctgtttaacagtctgatggccttgagatagaagctgtttttcagtctctcggtcccagctttgatgcacctgtactgacctcgccttctggatgatagcggggtgaacaggcagtggctgttgtccttgatgatctttatggccttcctgtgacatcgggtggtgtagtcctggagggcaggtagtttgcccccggtgatgcgttgtgcagacctcactaccctctggagagccttacggttgtgggcggagtagttgccgtaccaggcggtgatacagcccgacaggatgctctcgattgtgcatctgtagaagtttgtgtgcttttggtgacgagccgaatttcttcagcctcctgaggttgaagaggcgctgctgcgccttcttcacgatgctgtctgtgtgggtggaccaattcagtttgtctgtgatgtgtacgccgaggaacttaaaacttactaccctctccactactgttccatcaatgtggataggggggtgttccctctgctgtttcctgaagtccacaatcatctccttagttttgttgacgttgagtgtgaggttattttcctgacaccacactccgagggccctcacctcctccctgtaggcagtctcgtcgttgttaGTAATCaaccctaccactgttgtgtcgtccgcaaacttgatgattgagttggaggcgtgcgtggccacgcagtcgtgggtcaacagggagtacaggagagggctcagaacgcacccttgtggggccccagtgttgaggatcagcggggtggagatgttgttacctaccctcaccacctgggggcggcccgtcaggaagtccagtacccagttgcacagggcggggtcgagacccagggtttgATGACGAGtatggagggtactatggtgttaaatgctgagctgtagtcgatgaacagcattctcacataggtattcctcttgtccagatgggttagggcagtgtgcagtgtggttgagattgcatcatctgtggacttATTTGGGCCGTaagtaaattggagtgggtctagggtgtcaggtagggtggaggtgatatggtccttgactagtctctcaaagaacttcatgatgacggaagtgagtgctacggggcggtagtcgtttagctcagttaccttagatttcttgggaacaggaacaatggtggccctcttgaagcatgtgggaacagcagactgggataaggattgattgaatatgtctgtaaacacaccaaccagctggtctgcacatgctctgagggcgcggttGGGGATGTTGTCTggacctgcagccttgcgagggttaacacgtttaaatgttttactcacctcggctgcagtgaaggagagtccgcatgttttggttgagggccgtgtcagtggcactgtattgtcctcaaagcgggcaaaaaaagttatttagtctgcctgggagcaagacatcctggtccgtgacggggctggttttctttttgtaatctgtgattgactgtagaccatgccacatacctcttgtgtctgagccgttgaatggCCATGCAACGTGTTTTGCGTATCTCTCCCGAATTTGTCATCTCATGCTACTCCTCGACGTTCCTCAGAGAACCAGAGCTGGTGCTGCTGGACATGCAGTCGGTGCCAGCGGGGCAGGAGGGCTGGCTGGCTTTTGACGTGACCTCAGCCAGCAACCGATGGCTCCTGCACCCCCGAAGTAACCTGGGCATCCGGCTCTAcgtggagacagaggagggtgAGCTTCATAGAGTTAATACTATCTTCAGGGTCAGGAAATGCTCTGCTGATGTGGAGGCTATTTCCCACAAAGTGGATTTCTTGATTATTATGCCTTTGAATAAGGAGGGAAGTTAACTTAGAATACAACGCTGTAACACTGTAATGTCATATAGTGTCTGTAATTGTTCAGTAAATAAATAGAAATGGAGATGTGCTGTTTTGGTTTACCTCAAgattgttctctttctctctcagaccGGTCCCTGTCAGCTGGGTGGGTAGGCTTGGTGGGTCGTAGGGGCCCCCGCTCCAAACAGCCCTTCATGGTGACCTTTTTCAGGGCCAGCCAGGCCCCCTGTCGCCCACCGCGGGCCGTGAAACCCAACCCCCATAAGAAGAAGCCCAAATACGACCTGCCCTTGCCCAGTATACATGGTGAGGTCCTACAAGGTCAGGGGACAACACTGGTTTTTCGTCTTCTAGTTAAACTTGTTTTATACAcagtttaaagggatagttcatctCCATTAAAAATTACTTAAGTTGCGTTTACATTTAATTTGAAATCCAATGCATCCAAAGTGTACATTAGTCTTTCCTGGTTCATAACATACTTTTTGGTCCCTTTCAGATCACAGCCATGTCAACAGTGGGCGTCAGGCTTGTAAGAGACATGAATTATATGTGAGCTTCAGTGATCTAGGCTGGAAGGTGAGATTCTGTCTCAACTACTCAATCTGCTGAATAGATAATCAGGAGCTAACATTGTACCACCTTATTTGCTGTAACACACAGTATATTTAGGGAAGCAAGGCATGTGTAGGATGTGCATGGTAGAACTTCATGGTATGTTCTTTGCATTCTTTATCATGTATTTCTCATAGAAAGAGTATTCTCGTCATTCATCTAATCTTGTCATTTGATTTCTATGGTATTTCTCTCCATTAGGACTGGGTATTGGCTCCTACGGGTTACTCTGCCTTCTACTGTGATGGAGAATGCCTCTACCCTCTGGGTTCCTGCATGAACGCCACCAACCACGCTATGATCCAACTAGTGGTCAGTATAAACTATTACACCCTCTCTCACATGAACGCTAACATTACTGGTTTCAGTGGGAAAGATGGTAAATGGTTCAGACATTAATGCCAAATATAAAAAAGACTAAGATACCCAAGTTACCGGAGTCGACAATGGCAGACCGTTAATGTAGAGTAGGGATAGTGAGAAATAACATTCAACTGAAGCAATTATCCCCTCTAGTGGTATACTTTATACTGTACCAGGTTACTACACACACTGATAATACAAAACATtgaggacacctgctctttccatgacgtagactgaccaagtgaaagctatgatcccttattgatgtcacttgttaaatctacttcaatcgaTGTAGATGAAGGTGAATTAAAGTAAGATTTTAAAACCTTGagagaattgagacatggattgtgtgtgtcattcagagggtgaatcggcaagacaaaagatttaactgcctttgaacggggtatggtagtaggtgccaggagcaccaggttaagtgtgtcaagaactgcaacactgctgggttttttttcatgctcaacagtttcccatgtgtgtcaaaaatggtccaccacccaaaggacatccagacaacttgacacaacatgggccagcatccttgtggaacgcttAGGGcagcttgtagagtccatgcccagacgaattgaggctgttctcagGGAAAaagggtgtgcaactcaatattaggaagatgttcctaatgttttgtgcactcagtgtatgtagTCCTACATGTTTTTAAATAGTACAGTATCACACACCACAGTACAAAACCATATAAAGTGTGGGCCTGTAGTATCTGTAAATCAACTAAATGTTATTTTCTATTTCATCAAGCAGATAATAAAGCATCATTGTTCATGTAATAATCTAATATTAGCATTATAACTATAGGAAAAGGAAATGGTCATAAAATCAAATAAATGAAAAGACGGAAACCAAAATGTTTTTGAACTACaacttattttatttaaaaatgtaaaaatcagTGCAAAGTAATGTAGTGCATTGGTGTCTAGATCCCTGTTGGGTGGCAAAGTGTCACAAAAATCCTgtggggagagaaaacaagagaataCATTAAATTAATGTGTGTTAAAAACTAATAAGGTTTCAACAAAGCACTTAAAGTCTTCAATTccttcaaagagagagagaaggagaaaggagtTTGGTCCCTGCAGTAGGACTACATGCTGGCCATGAGGTTCTCCAAGTGGTACTCCAGGAGGCTGGAGAGCTCAGtgaccagagactctgggttaaAGTACCAGGCCAGCTGCTGGCCAAACATGTCATCGAGCAGAGCCATCAGCCCGCCCTGAAGAGAACACCACACAACACATAGAACATGGCTCTGAGTTACTAGCTTatcaagaggagagagacaatcagaaatactccCCCTAAAATGGCATTGAAACCCTGTAAACCATGAATAAGGTAGTGAAAAGGAAGTACACTAAGAATATGGAAGAAAACAGAAGTAACCTAGACTCTTACACTGAGCTGCAGCAGGTATCTGTCAGCCTCTGGCTCCATGTTGGCAGCAGTGGGCAGGAAGGAGTACAGGACAGCGTACAGACGCTCCACGAACCCACCAGGatgctaaaggaaacagaggaggagaaaagaggagagaatagaagagaagaggaattTAAGCGAAACTGCTAATAGACAGATATCAAAACATGTACCAGTGAGATGCTACTTACCACCATCAGGGACTTCTGAGCTGTCATCATCCTAAACAGCACCAGCTCAAAGAGGACATCTATCATGTTCACATGATGGATCTAGGACAAGAAAACATGTTTGGAGAAAATAGGAATGATTTCATATAGATCAGCTACTGTGATGTATAAAAGACATACACATGGAAGAACTCAGTGAGATTTGAGAGTTAATGAACTCACCTTTGCCTCAGCCAGCTCCCTCTCAATGTCATTCCGCTTGGAGGGGTCACTCAGGTAGTCCACAAAGTCGTTGTAGGTACTTATGAACTTGGCCTCGTCCTATGACAAAGAAAAGAGCATCTTTTAGTGAACAGAACACATTTCCCCTCAGGGACGCTCTCTTTCCCTTGAAAAATAATGAGTTAGTGAGTTACCATGTGGTTGGCCTGAACCAGTGCGCCCAGGAGGACCTTTCCCGCCACAAACAGATGGTTCCTGCTCAGGGTGGAACCAAGCAGGGTCTAGGGAAGAGATAGGGTGAGACATCttcctctaggagacagaacaagaagtcacagagagaaaaagaaaagtgGGTCCACTCACAGTGAAGGCCTGGCGCAGGGAGACGAGCCTCAGGGCGATGTCCTCCACTCTCTTGGTGGTAAGGTATAGGCTGTGGAAGGGAGGGAATGGAGCATGTCAACCATTAGAGTCAATGGGGGATAACAGCATTATGACCACTATCCTTCTGCATCTGACAAGCCCAGACTACACAGACATTTAGAGGAACTCACTTTAGCAGAggaacctccctctcctcaggcagcaggtcctcctcccagccctacGACAACAAAACAAGCATTCAAAATCAGTGACCTAAGTGACATAACAATCGGTCAATGGAAGGATCTTAATGCTCCTAGTCAATAGTATGTGTGTGTAACGTCTGACCTCATAGCAGTTGTGGCCCTCAGGCTCTGGGTCAGTGAAGTGCTGAGTGGTGGGCGTAGAGAAGGAGGCAGCCTCCGACCACGCTGAAGAGGAGAGAAGCCCGTCCAGCCCCATGTGGAGAGTGGTGTACACCACTGAGACATCAGTCTGCTgctcaaaacacacacaacacacctgttTACCGCACACACACTATTAGAAAACACAACAAATCTAATGTAGAAATGCCCAGTAATGCCTAGTCTATATACATAGGAAATCTTTTATTTACCTGGTAGCAGCCAAGCGTCACGTCCACAGACGTCTCGTGGCGGAGGTGAGACGCATAGTGGGTCACCCTGCCAGCCACacgctgacagagagagaatacatgTTAAGGCCAAATGGAATAAGTGAAGAAAAGCCTCATCTAATACTATTTCAGTAGTATTTCTGTCTTACCTGGATCCAAGTGATGGACTGCACTTTGGTGGCACAGTAGGGGATGCCCTCTGGACTAAGCCTGGCTGTCTCCTTGGAGATGGCCCACACCAGTTGAGTCTCCAGGCCTCTCACCCTACTCACGTGGTGCATCCTCACCACCACCTGCTGTTGAGATAAACAACAAGACAACATCAACAAAACCACTTCATCAATTGCTGTGACACATTTCCATCAAGATCAAATGACTGACAATGTAGGATTGGGAAGTTACAAAGACATAAACCTGGGATCCCCCACGCATGTAGGTGATGATGGGGCTGATGAACCGGAAAGTTCTCCCAGCTATAACCACCGGACCGGCATTGTTCTgcacattacaatacattcatgttGGAAACAGTAAACATTGTAACAGTGATGTGACTgtacactttgtgtgtgtgtgggggggggtctcTTACCCTGATCACAACAGGCCCACAGTACAGGGGGCTGAACCTAATCAGAATCAACTGCCAATTGCCAGTGGCCTCCTAAAGCAGAAAGCAGACAAGAGATGTGTTTAATGTCAGAGACACAACTTGAATATCTGGGATATTTTTCAAACATAAAACCCCAAACTTTCTGAAAATTGTACCTCAAAGATAGTCTGCACATCTGGCACATCCTCAAGGATGATAGCAGCATTCTGGACATCAAGGAGGACTGGCAGCTGTGGAACATCCAATGGCACATCCAACTGGACCTCATCCAGGACAGTTGTTTCTAAAAGTAGGAACATTGGAATATAAAATAATTAATTGCTAGGACAAAACGTATCAAGATTGCTaatactagctagctaggtagcaaaAGTCGATCGCTTAGCAAAAGTTACTAAAGtgaatgttagctagcaagctagctagctacaacatcTCTGGCACAAGCATTTTTGCCAAGTCTGAACGATAAAAAGACACAACATTTCGCAAATTATAATGACATTGTTAAATGAAGTAAAAAAATATAGTTTTAAACTCCACATACCCTCTTCGATGTCGCTGTCACTGTCCATCTGTCGACGATCACGAACCCTGCAAAACAGAAAAAGACAAGAAAAACAAGCCACAAATGAGTTTGAACAACCTGTCGACGCAGTAGGCCGCAGACGTCCACGCATTCTCTCCGCCAGTCTTGAAAAGCACCCAGGCATTTTCCAGTCGATTGTTCTCAGGTCTGAAAAATCAATCCAGTTTGTTGTCAGCAGCAAACAGAAGTTGTTGTTTTCGCACAGAAAACGTTCCATAGAACGTCGGTTAGATGTATCTTGGCAACACACGTTCGAAATGATTGTTTACAAAATGGACAAATGTGTTGCCATAGAAATTAGTTTGGTATGATTCCTTTTAGAATCCGTTAAAATTGCTTGTCAACATTCTATTGACGTTGAAGTGCTCCTTCGTAGTTCAGTTGATAGAGCATgacgcttgcaacgccagggtagtgggttcgattcccgtcACCACCCATACATAAACGACAGCAGGTTTTATTGTAactcgctttggataaaagcctcTGATGAATGTTGAGAGAAAAATGGTCAATTCAAGAGGGAGCTACAAAATTCATGTCCAAACGTCCTTTTCTTTGCCTGATGTCATTAAAAATGACATAGAATTCATCATTAGCTTGTTCTCTACAATATTATAACATTAATATACTTGTACTTGACAGTGTTGATGAAATAATAACGATAATTTGCTGTGACCATTGCTAGTTTAGACTGCACCGCACTTGGTTGTATGTGTTCCATATTTGGTGTTGTGGGGTTACATTCTCAAGAGTAAATCGTCGGTAACTTTTCAACCATATATGGTAGAGACATTGGGTTTAGACTATTGTTTTCTGACAGAATGTTCTATATAGTGGGTATATTTGTAAACCTTGAATTAAATCATAATTTTATTGGCGCACACACTATATTTTTGGATATTTTGCCACCAGATGCTTTTCTATATCGTTGGTATAATATAAAATACAAATACCCAATATTGTGTTTTATAATGTCACTAGCTAGGTTGGTAGAATGAGACAAACAACGTGATTTCTTGTGTTTAACTCCTGAAAGCCTAGTCTTTGCCACAGTAGGCTATAAAGTGTTATGGATGACATATTGAACAAATTCAGACAAGGGGGGCCGCAGCCCACGGAAGAAAGCACTGAAGGatctacactactggtcaaaagttttagaacacctactcattcaaggggttttctttatttgtactattttctacattgaagacaTCAagacaatgaaataacacatatggaatcatgtagtaaccaaaaaagtggtagtaaacaaatcaaaatatattttagattctttaaagtagccacccattgccttgatgacagctttgcacactcttggcattatctcaactatttgaagaatctcaaataagtTTTGatataacactttttggttaccacatgattctagacgtgttatttcatagttttgtagTGTACAATGTATATAgtcaaaatacagaaaaacccttgaatgaggtgtTCTAATAGCAATAACGCACCTTAGAGGTTTGTggtttatggccaatataccactctTCCctaggccttattgcttaaataacccATATCTCTTTTATAACAGTATATTATCATTGACTATATGAAAGTGCATGTATGAATGAGTCTGATTTACCGTTTTCAATGGCAGGTTCACCTTCTGAAGCCGGATGAGGTTCCCAAAGCGTGCTGCGCACCCACCAAGCTCAGTCCCATCTCAGTACTCTTCTACGATGACAACAACAACGTGATCCTAAAGAAGCATCGCAACATGGTGGTCAAGACCTGTGGATGCCTGTGACACCAGTGGTAGCCCATCTATTCTACATCATTTGAATCAACTTAATTGCCATTGTTCCAAAATATACAAACAGGGTAATATAACTTGCAACCAGCAGTTGATAGCAATAATCTGTCAATATGCTGATATATACTATGTAtctaatatatttattttcagTGCGAGAGTGGTATATGAACAATAACCATACTTCCCTCTTGATTAACTAAACTCAAATAATTATCACCCTTTCATGTCATATATTCTGTGATCAATCAAAGCTGTAAAGTACTGTATTATAAATGATCATGTTAAAATTCGACACTTGATGGCTATAATTTCTTGTTGAACCATGAATTTCCCAGTCTCTTTTAGATGTACTAAACATGGTTCGCAAAACTTATCCAATTATTTTCTTATTCTTTAATCATACTTTTAACCAGTACAAATTAGTAGCAATTGAAAATGGAAAAAACATGTTTGGCCATTTTTGTATGTACAGAGGAACGAATACACAGTGATGTAAGTCCTTGTCAACATTTTTCTGGAGGACTATATACTGAAAAAAAAAGTAAAATGTTGTTCCagtgtttcatgagttgaaataaaaaatcccagaaatgttccatacacacaaaaagctcaTTTGTctcatttgtttacatccctgttagtgagaatttctcctttgccaagataatccatccacccgaCAAGTGCCCCATATCAGGAAGCACgatcattacaaaggtgcaccttttgctggggacaaaagggcactaaaatgtgcagttttgtcacaacacaatgccacagatgtctgaagttcTGAGGGATTGTGCAATTGGTATGCGGACTGAGGGAAATGTCCacttctctaccataagtcacccctgtcattttagagaatttggcctcAACCACGTTTgccctccacatctggcttcttcacctgtgggatcatctgagaccagccacccgggcaGCTGAAGAGTATTTCTTTCTTTCATAAATAAAAACGAActgtgattggctgggcctggcctATGCCCTACCAGGCTTGGCTGTGCGCTCCTccagtaatgtgaaatccatagacggTGTCATCCCTATTCAGCTACAGTATATTGAAAATGCATTTGTCTGGTATCAGTATAGATGGAATTGCGTTTAACTTGCATTCGGAAGTCCCGATTTTCTGGTAGGATTACAAGGCATACAtaaccttaacacacatacaaacaaaactTACTCACTGCTTTCCTTCAGAATGGATCAAATAGGCAGTGGAATGCTTCCATATATATCGCAACATTTATTGGAAATGGtaaaaagcaacaacaaaaattgTTACAACATGGATTATCAAAAGTGATCTTTGCATACAGACCAAAACTACTACAGGATTTGGCCTCGTTTCGACCAGGGTCTTTATATAGACAGAACCAGGCACGGTCTTGACCTTATATCAAATCCATGACACCCTCCTCAAAGAAAGCAGAAATGATCAAGAACATCTGAACAAGAGTGCATGGGAGGAGGTATAGAAAAGAGTTGGGGGCAAACGTCGGACAGCAGTATACAGATGAGAAAAAGTAGCAAAAAAAGTCATGAAACTTGTAGACTTGTAAATTAGTCTAGATGTTATTGAAAGAGGAATTAAGTGAAGGAAGCAGCATAGGAATATGGGATGTACGTAGAGTGGGCTCATAGAAGTAAGATGGTTGCTTCGATACAGTCTGACGTTCAGGGGTGGTTGGACATATAAGATGGGGGGCTGGTGAGCTTCTGCCCCCATTGTACGTCGTCACACAAATATTCCCCACCCATGTCCAGGGGTCTCAGTGTTATGTCCCTTGACGCCATTATACCAGTCGCAGTGTTAAAATCGTGTATCTGTGAATCACAACATGAAAGACGATGAGTGACAACATTTACACATATTGAGCCATACAACATATAACTGAAGCATACAGTAGGGCAAAAGCTTGCTGCTGACATGTACACTGCAAGTCTGAATGATGTGAGCATCTTACCCCAACTGTAGgtccgttgtgtgtgtgtgatcgtttTAAGCCTCAACATCAACCAGCTCTGCTGGCATTGGGGACTTGGGATGCTTGCTCTCAAAGTGCTGCTTGAATGTCTTCGGATCCGGCATCTGCGTCTGTAAGGGTCAGGTAAGGAATGGAGGATATGAACAATCATTGGCTGAGACTGAATTTTCGGgtgacaaacaaacaaagtaataAGAAGCATCAAACTACGACACATCACACAGGCCAGCCAGTACAATGGACTGCACTGAGAGAAACCTAAAGGTAGGCACGTGAAACGTTCAGGTTGCTACACAGACTATGGAGGCTCTAGTCTAGAGTGCCAAGCATTTGTTCAACTCTCTAAATGGTTAAATGACTGACGTTCAGGGGTGGTTGGAGAGACTGCTGGTGCTGGTGAGCTTCTGGCCCTGTTTTAGGTTGTCACACAAATATTCCTCCACCCATGTTCAGGGCTCTCAGTGTTATGTCCCTTGAAATATATGTACCTTTGGTAATACTTTGTATGTAGGCAACAAATACAATCATCTTAAATTGCCATGTTGATTTTTTTTGCCATAGTAAATTGTAAATTGCGCAAATTTCCCTAATGCGTACAGTTTGTGTTACTACCTTACACAAGCTTGCATTTTCACCCTATAAAACTTGGAATTACACAAAATGTTAACCTCAGATTGGTAATGTTAGTCTAAAGGTTTATAGACTTCACGATGACATAAGATTGATTGTTTTAAACAGATCAATATCTTAGGTTTTGTACCATGGATTTTTCCAAGCGCTTGGATGCGCAGAACTTAGAATGCGGAGTTAATTAAATGCCCAGGAAATGGCACAGAAAATTTGGCGCGGTCTCTCCATAAAAGTCCACGGCCGCACACCAATACATGGATTTGACAGTCAAACCATTACTTAAATAGCAGTCAGCTGTTGTCACTTTTGTTATTCTATAGAGGGTCGTGAATTATTTAGGTTAACTAACAAAAAAAGTGGTCTGGTCCCTTTTCCATGATGGAAGCCTCTAAATCAACATCCAACATTCCAAATTGTAGATATAAGCCTTCAAGTACTCATCTAACCAACTTCTTCAGGGCCAGCCAGGCCCCCTGTTGCCCCCCACGCGCCCTAAAACCCAACCCCATAAAAATAAGCCCAAATACGACCTGCCCTTGCCCAGTTACATACAAGGTCAGGGGACAACACTGGTTTTTCGTCTTGTAGTTAAACTTGTTTTATACAcagtttaaagggatagttcatctCCATTACAAAATTACTTAAATTGCGTTTACATTTAATTTGAAATCCAATGCATCCAAAGTGTACATTAGTCTTTCCTGGTTCATAACATACTTTTTGGTCCCTTTCAGATCACAGCCATGTCAACAGTGGGCGTCAGGCTTGTAAGAGACATGAATTATATGTGAGATTCAGTGATCGAGACTGGAAGGTGAGATTCTATCTCTCTTAACTACTCATTGTACTGAATAGATAATCAGGAGCTAACATTGTACCACCTTATTTGCTGTAACACACAGTATTTTTAAGGAAGCAAGGCATGTGTATGATGTGCATGGTAGAGTATGTTCTTTGCATTCTTTATCATGTATTTCTCATAGAGAGTGTCATTAAGGTGTATTGGAGGCGAAGTCAAGTGCAGGAGA
This window of the Oncorhynchus keta strain PuntledgeMale-10-30-2019 chromosome 20, Oket_V2, whole genome shotgun sequence genome carries:
- the LOC118399255 gene encoding uncharacterized protein LOC118399255 isoform X10; the protein is MPGCFSRLADRMRGRLRPTASTGCSNSFVACFSCLFLFCRVRDRRQMDSDSDIEEETTVLDEVQLDVPLDVPQLPVLLDVQNAAIILEDVPDVQTIFEEATGNWQLILIRFSPLYCGPVVIRNNAGPVVIAGRTFRFISPIITYMRGGSQQVVVRMHHVSRVRGLETQLVWAISKETARLSPEGIPYCATKVQSITWIQRVAGRVTHYASHLRHETSVDVTLGCYQQTDVSVVYTTLHMGLDGLLSSSAWSEAASFSTPTTQHFTDPEPEGHNCYEGWEEDLLPEEREVPLLNLYLTTKRVEDIALRLVSLRQAFTTLLGSTLSRNHLFVAGKVLLGALVQANHMDEAKFISTYNDFVDYLSDPSKRNDIERELAEAKIHHVNMIDVLFELVLFRMMTAQKSLMVHPGGFVERLYAVLYSFLPTAANMEPEADRYLLQLSDFCDTLPPNRDLDTNALHYFALIFTFLNKISCSSKTFWFPSFHLFDFMTISFSYSYNANIRLLHEQ
- the LOC118399255 gene encoding uncharacterized protein LOC118399255 isoform X7; this translates as MPGCFSRLADRMRGRLRPTASTGCSNSFVACFSCLFLFCRVRDRRQMDSDSDIEEETTVLDEVQLDVPLDVPQLPVLLDVQNAAIILEDVPDVQTIFEEATGNWQLILIRFSPLYCGPVVIRNNAGPVVIAGRTFRFISPIITYMRGGSQQVVVRMHHVSRVRGLETQLVWAISKETARLSPEGIPYCATKVQSITWIQRVAGRVTHYASHLRHETSVDVTLGCYQQTDVSVVYTTLHMGLDGLLSSSAWSEAASFSTPTTQHFTDPEPEGHNCYEGWEEDLLPEEREVPLLNLYLTTKRVEDIALRLVSLRQAFTTLLGSTLSRNHLFVAGKVLLGALVQANHMDEAKFISTYNDFVDYLSDPSKRNDIERELAEAKIHHVNMIDVLFELVLFRMMTAQKSLMVHPGGFVERLYAVLYSFLPTAANMEPEADRYLLQLSDFCDTLPPNRDLDTNALHYFALIFTFLNKISCSSKTFWFPSFHLFDFMTISFSYSYNANIRLLHEQ
- the LOC118399255 gene encoding uncharacterized protein LOC118399255 isoform X14; translation: MPGCFSRLAERMRGRLRPTASTGCSNSFVACFSCLFLFCRVRDRRQMDSDSDIEEETTVLDEVQLDVPLDVPQLPVLLDVQNAAIILEDVPDVQTIFEEATGNWQLILIRFSPLYCGPVVIRNNAGPVVIAGRTFRFISPIITYMRGGSQQVVVRMHHVSRVRGLETQLVWAISKETARLSPEGIPYCATKVQSITWIQRVAGRVTHYASHLRHETSVDVTLGCYQQTDVSVVYTTLHMGLDGLLSSSAWSEAASFSTPTTQHFTDPEPEGHNCYEGWEEDLLPEEREVPLLNLYLTTKRVEDIALRLVSLRQAFTTLLGSTLSRNHLFVAGKVLLGALVQANHMDEAKFISTYNDFVDYLSDPSKRNDIERELAEAKIHHVNMIDVLFELVLFRMMTAQKSLMVHPGGFVERLYAVLYSFLPTAANMEPEADRYLLQLSDFCDTLPPNRDLDTNALHYFALIFTFLNKISCSSKTFWFPSFHLFDFMTISFSYSYNANIRLLHEQ
- the LOC118399255 gene encoding uncharacterized protein LOC118399255 isoform X9, with amino-acid sequence MPGCFSRLADRMRGRLRPTASTGCSNSFVACFSCLFLFCRVRDRRQMDSDSDIEEETTVLDEVQLDVPLDVPQLPVLLDVQNAAIILEDVPDVQTIFEEATGNWQLILIRFSPLYCGPVVIRNNAGPVVIAGRTFRFISPIITYMRGGSQQVVVRMHHVSRVRGLETQLVWAISKETARLSPEGIPYCATKVQSITWIQRVAGRVTHYASHLRHETSVDVTLGCYQQTDVSVVYTTLHMGLDGLLSSSAWSEAASFSTPTTQHFTDPEPEGHNCYEGWEEDLLPEEREVPLLNLYLTTKRVEDIALRLVSLRQAFTTLLGSTLSRNHLFVAGKVLLGALVQANHMDEAKFISTYNDFVDYLSDPSKRNDIERELAEAKIHHVNMIDVLFELVLFRMMTAQKSLMVHPGGFVERLYAVLYSFLPTAANMEPEADRYLLQLSDFCDTLPPNRDLDTNALHYFALIFTFLNKISCSSKTFWFPSFHLFDFMTISFSYSYNANIRLLHEQ
- the LOC118399255 gene encoding uncharacterized protein LOC118399255 isoform X16 yields the protein MPGCFSRLADRMRGRLRPTASTGCSNSFVACFSCLFLFCRVRDRRQMDSDSDIEEETTVLDEVQLDVPLDVPQLPVLLDVQNAAIILEDVPDVQTIFEEATGNWQLILIRFSPLYCGPVVIRNNAGPVVIAGRTFRFISPIITYMRGGSQQVVVRMHHVSRVRGLETQLVWAISKETARLSPEGIPYCATKVQSITWIQRVAGRVTHYASHLRHETSVDVTLGCYQQTDVSVVYTTLHMGLDGLLSSSAWSEAASFSTPTTQHFTDPEPEGHNCYEEDLLPEEREVPLLNLYLTTKRVEDIALRLVSLRQAFTTLLGSTLSRNHLFVAGKVLLGALVQANHMDEAKFISTYNDFVDYLSDPSKRNDIERELAEAKIHHVNMIDVLFELVLFRMMTAQKSLMVHPGGFVERLYAVLYSFLPTAANMEPEADRYLLQLSDFCDTLPPNRDLDTNALHYFALIFTFLNKISCSSKTFWFPSFHLFDFMTISFSYSYNANIRLLHEQ